AAATCTTCAGAACTTAAACCCAATAAGGCGGTATTGGCTTTTTGTTCGACCAAGCTATCAGCAATCAGACTGGTACCGTCCATCACCATTTTCGCTACAACACGTCCATTTCGGTCAACCACACATGCTGCGACACTGAGCTGATC
This Pseudomonadales bacterium DNA region includes the following protein-coding sequences:
- a CDS encoding heme-binding protein — protein: MQTYQQTHLTYKQAKAMLELTLQFAEQDQLSVAACVVDRNGRVVAKMVMDGTSLIADSLVEQKANTALLGLSSED